One genomic segment of Candidatus Poribacteria bacterium includes these proteins:
- a CDS encoding HD domain-containing protein, with translation MSENRTRKNQIEEAIEVAAEAHQGQYRKGTRTPYITHPYAVGLILMEAGCSEAVVVAGILHDTVEDTDLTLEFIQEHFGEYVAGIVDGCSENKALRWRARKTERIEALRWASPEVCTVTCADKLHNLRTIISEYDVIGDAVWERFHGGVEDQAWYYRSVLDAISERDASLQNGLIHVKLSEPNSGVSPHSDVKDPIPQHHASDGDNVQKLSETIDVVNPQLFQQFQQAVAYLFQGESQ, from the coding sequence ATGTCGGAGAACAGGACTCGGAAGAATCAGATTGAAGAAGCTATAGAGGTCGCTGCCGAAGCCCATCAGGGTCAGTATCGGAAAGGGACACGTACGCCTTATATTACACACCCTTATGCGGTTGGACTCATTTTAATGGAGGCGGGGTGCTCGGAAGCGGTAGTCGTTGCGGGTATTTTGCACGACACAGTTGAAGATACCGATCTGACCTTGGAATTTATTCAGGAACACTTTGGTGAGTATGTCGCAGGCATTGTTGATGGTTGTTCGGAGAACAAGGCATTGCGGTGGCGGGCACGCAAGACGGAACGTATTGAAGCACTCCGGTGGGCGAGTCCAGAAGTCTGCACTGTAACCTGTGCTGATAAACTTCATAACCTACGGACGATTATATCCGAGTATGATGTGATTGGCGATGCTGTCTGGGAACGGTTTCACGGCGGTGTTGAAGATCAGGCGTGGTATTATCGGAGTGTTCTTGATGCGATTTCCGAACGAGATGCGTCTTTACAAAATGGACTTATACATGTGAAACTATCTGAACCTAACAGCGGTGTGTCCCCCCACTCCGATGTGAAAGATCCTATACCTCAACACCATGCTTCTGATGGCGATAACGTTCAGAAGCTGTCGGAGACAATAGATGTTGTAAATCCTCAACTTTTTCAACAGTTTCAGCAAGCTGTAGCCTATCTATTTCAAGGAGAATCTCAATGA
- a CDS encoding sugar phosphate isomerase/epimerase, with product MKIAYAFRRCSLYPYNGAGFPTGAADRKQFLSKVKEIGFDGIELPAMNLPDTEVANLRSELEGAGVPCVAIRGGGGAAHPRVAAANKRSMINAVEFAAKVGAGVVNSTVTTPPRDPNGKGTYRGESVSQGSSRLATNADYERTAGAVSEVAGVAADLGVELSIEIHQNSIADNSWSALHLLELIDAPNVGINPDLGNIYWTYDIPEESCEDAIAVLAPHVNYWHCKSLYRVHLPDQELAIYVQVPLPDGEIDYRFAISALVEANYSGYCAIEGVRYGDQFLQDGRSVAYVKSVLADLGE from the coding sequence ATGAAGATTGCGTACGCTTTTAGACGATGTTCATTATATCCCTACAACGGTGCAGGATTCCCTACCGGTGCCGCAGATCGAAAACAATTTTTGAGTAAAGTTAAAGAGATTGGCTTTGACGGAATTGAACTTCCGGCGATGAACCTACCTGATACTGAAGTTGCAAATCTCCGCTCCGAATTGGAAGGTGCGGGTGTGCCGTGTGTTGCGATCCGCGGCGGTGGTGGTGCAGCGCATCCGCGTGTTGCTGCTGCGAACAAGCGGAGCATGATAAACGCTGTCGAGTTTGCTGCAAAGGTCGGTGCGGGTGTTGTTAATTCCACGGTTACCACGCCACCTCGCGACCCGAATGGGAAAGGCACATACCGTGGTGAATCCGTTTCGCAAGGTTCAAGTCGTCTGGCGACGAACGCCGACTATGAACGGACGGCGGGTGCTGTAAGCGAAGTTGCTGGTGTTGCGGCGGATCTCGGCGTTGAGCTCTCCATTGAGATTCATCAGAACTCGATTGCTGATAACAGTTGGTCGGCATTGCATCTGCTTGAATTAATCGATGCCCCGAACGTGGGTATAAATCCGGACTTAGGCAATATTTATTGGACTTACGATATTCCAGAGGAATCGTGTGAAGATGCGATTGCTGTGCTTGCCCCACACGTTAACTACTGGCACTGCAAGAGTCTCTATCGGGTGCATCTTCCGGATCAGGAACTGGCTATCTACGTCCAAGTCCCACTGCCTGATGGTGAAATCGACTACCGCTTTGCAATCTCGGCGTTGGTAGAGGCAAACTACAGCGGCTATTGTGCGATTGAAGGTGTTCGCTACGGCGACCAGTTTCTCCAAGATGGTCGGAGTGTGGCGTACGTCAAGTCCGTGTTGGCGGATTTGGGGGAGTAG